A window from Nitrospira defluvii encodes these proteins:
- the groL gene encoding chaperonin GroEL (60 kDa chaperone family; promotes refolding of misfolded polypeptides especially under stressful conditions; forms two stacked rings of heptamers to form a barrel-shaped 14mer; ends can be capped by GroES; misfolded proteins enter the barrel where they are refolded when GroES binds), translating into MAKQLLYSEAARAAILRGVNQLADAVKATLGPKGRNAILDKKFGAPTITKDGVTVAKEVELKNPYENMGAQLVREVASKTSDTAGDGTTTATVLAQAIYREGVKNITAGANPMEIQRGINKAVEVVIGELKKLSKPCQNKTEISQVGTISANNDKTIGDLIAEAMEKVGKDGVITVEEAKSMTTSLDVVEGMQFDRGYISPYFVTNAERMEAVMDEPLILINEKKVSSMKDLLPVLEQVAKLGKPLIIIAEEVEGEALATLVVNKLRGTLNVSAVKAPGFGDRRKAMLEDIAILTGGQVISEDLGLKLENVKLTDLGRAKRVTIDKDNTTIVEGHGDPKKIEGRVKQIKAQIEETTSDYDREKLQERLAKIVGGVAVINVGAATETEMKEKKARVEDALHATKAAVEEGIVPGGGTAYLRCLKGLDSLKDLPLEQKVGVDIVRRSLEEPVRQIAANAGAEGSVVVGRVREDKNPNGGYNAATDEYVDMIKTGIIDPTKVSRCALQNAASVAGLMLTTEVMITELPEEKKEPAGGHAGHNHGMEGMY; encoded by the coding sequence ATGGCAAAGCAATTGTTGTATAGCGAAGCGGCGCGGGCAGCCATCCTGAGAGGGGTGAACCAGCTCGCCGATGCCGTGAAGGCGACGCTCGGCCCCAAGGGCCGGAATGCGATTTTGGACAAGAAGTTCGGCGCCCCGACGATCACCAAGGACGGCGTGACCGTGGCGAAGGAAGTCGAGTTGAAGAATCCGTACGAGAACATGGGCGCCCAGCTGGTTCGCGAAGTCGCCAGCAAGACCAGCGACACGGCCGGTGACGGAACCACCACCGCCACAGTGTTGGCCCAGGCGATCTATCGGGAAGGCGTCAAGAACATCACCGCCGGTGCCAACCCGATGGAAATCCAGCGCGGCATCAACAAGGCCGTGGAAGTCGTGATCGGCGAGCTGAAGAAGCTCAGCAAGCCCTGCCAGAACAAGACCGAGATCTCCCAGGTCGGCACCATCTCCGCCAACAACGACAAGACCATCGGCGACCTCATCGCAGAAGCGATGGAAAAGGTCGGCAAGGATGGCGTCATCACGGTGGAAGAAGCCAAGTCGATGACCACCTCGTTGGACGTCGTTGAGGGTATGCAGTTCGATCGCGGCTACATCTCTCCCTACTTCGTGACCAACGCCGAGCGGATGGAAGCGGTCATGGACGAGCCGCTCATCCTCATCAACGAAAAGAAAGTCAGCAGCATGAAGGACCTGCTCCCGGTCCTCGAGCAGGTGGCCAAGCTGGGCAAGCCGCTCATCATCATTGCTGAAGAAGTCGAAGGCGAAGCGCTTGCGACCCTCGTGGTCAACAAGCTCCGCGGGACCCTCAATGTGTCGGCCGTGAAAGCCCCTGGTTTCGGCGATCGCCGCAAGGCCATGCTGGAGGACATCGCGATCCTCACCGGCGGCCAGGTCATCTCTGAGGACCTCGGCTTGAAGCTGGAAAACGTCAAGCTCACGGACCTCGGCCGCGCCAAGCGCGTCACGATCGACAAGGACAACACCACGATCGTCGAAGGTCATGGTGATCCGAAGAAGATCGAAGGCCGCGTGAAGCAGATCAAGGCCCAGATCGAAGAAACCACCTCGGATTACGATCGCGAGAAGTTGCAGGAGCGGTTGGCGAAGATCGTCGGCGGTGTGGCCGTCATCAACGTCGGCGCCGCGACCGAGACCGAAATGAAGGAAAAGAAGGCGCGCGTGGAAGACGCGTTGCACGCCACCAAGGCGGCCGTCGAGGAAGGCATCGTTCCCGGCGGAGGCACGGCCTATCTGCGCTGCCTCAAGGGCTTGGATTCCCTGAAGGACCTGCCTTTGGAGCAGAAAGTCGGCGTGGATATCGTGCGCCGCTCGCTCGAGGAGCCGGTTCGTCAGATTGCTGCCAACGCGGGAGCCGAAGGTTCCGTGGTGGTCGGCCGCGTCCGTGAGGACAAGAACCCGAACGGCGGCTACAACGCCGCTACCGACGAATACGTGGACATGATCAAGACCGGCATCATCGATCCGACCAAGGTGTCGCGCTGCGCCTTGCAGAACGCCGCCAGCGTCGCGGGCTTGATGCTGACGACCGAAGTCATGATCACGGAGTTGCCGGAAGAGAAGAAAGAGCCTGCCGGTGGCCATGCTGGTCACAACCACGGCATGGAAGGGATGTACTAA